The nucleotide window tcaacttttgattcatgcttcgtttagctcaaaagagtagatgtccgtgtgaaatctttagtagacggatcatcatgactaggatgaactatcttgtcgtgacaaaaccattatgtgtctaaatccaagagatcttctctcataactttattggaattaacagctcgaatagtgacatagagtccactggagagacacataaacttctctaagatgctccTTTGtacgcaatcgttagaggtattgcaaaggaactcatttccgttctctacatgcgatttcgcatggaatccattagctattcataggtgcgatttgccctaggagcgtagagagtttctgtgacagtaatcaaggtgccatttggcaaggggaacttgggctattccaagTCCTTGAACTagtactgatggcccagccatcgtagtcacaaagaaatatgctcagaatcaaaatggagtcataatgaaaagaactcgaaattttattcatacgccaacagagtacatcatagtttcttaaccattaggagaatctaatccaaatgctagctaatgcaaaacaaaggtagtcgtttgacttctttcggtaactccaaaataaatatgtccAGGTGAGCAGAGAGATGTCGGTAGAGCAAAGCTCGATTAAGtatcacttatctcaaaaccttcgtagacatcatacttattttggatgagcctatgtgaagaaaaactcaaccaatggcatttactacaaagtataggACAAttacctattacatctcttggaaaaataaagacttaaacataatttgcgatctattgatcccagccatatttgtagtcttcaactcttcactctagatcattttcttgatcttcttattctacatagtgagcttctcttgcttcacaatactgtttgtaggcggtgacaatttctgcatgagctctacaaatgcgtgcccaatgatcagataCTCCATatcaagaacatacatctctttactcagactccattgattgatgAGCTTTGACAACGTCATTTAggtggctcttagtgttggtggcgccaccaacatggccagaggtgttgcctccctctctctttccacgttgacctatTTGGTTCCATGTTCgtctattttggcggttaccttcccaagtagagagagtatatggaccagaaagtccagaagtatccctaagattagggtttcgtgcTTGGcgtcctctcttaggggcgtgactataattggatttcggaatatgctctgtttccactgatctcgaattatagttcttcacaaggatgttgtcatgcttttcagcgacattcatagctctaatgagctcatgaaaccttgtgatccatcctgcagtaacactgattcgatagttcttagcaaccatcaatgcagagacggggaaggtaaagagagtcttctcaatcaatatcgcatatgtgatctctttaccacaaaattccattaaggatttaatgcgaagtgcttccgagttgtagtcaagaattgacttgaaattacagaagcggaggctatgccatctcacttaggtcaggaagtagggagtcacggacgttgtcaaaactttcttcgagtgagacccacagccttctggggtattcttcattcatacactcgtactggagcgaatcattcatatgacgagtcattaggatgatggctttcaccttatttgcctctaaggctgctctattttcttccaaagcttgagcttgctcaacagttagcacatccTGGCTAAGCTCGAGAATGTATCttggattccatcggccttgagatgctagcgAACATCATTAACCCACATGTGATATCCAAagctagttgttcccaatgcagcaaagtccaatttgttcaggttactcatcctgaaaaagaacaagaagaagggttagtttcggagtggaaaaagctaccacgaaaacatataaaatttctgagcataatcgctaccaagaaattaggaatttcttagcgtaatcacttccaagaaatttaatTCCAAGAGGTTTTAGATTAGATCTAAACAATGACGTAAgaggtcgatcataaattctctataaactctaagtttggagatctcaacaagctccaaacttggagtgagcacgaacccccacagttctgcttaattaggtctcccctatgataaagaaaggggggtagaagaagggagtttgcaagtcctcgagaaaaagaagagaaattgaataaaaactaaaaaaggggaacttttagtaaaaaaaatacCTTCAAATAGGTCGCCCGAAAGTTGACCGGAGTTTACCAGCGTTGACTATGCTAACGTGGCGCCGTTACTGACATGGCAGAGATGCTGATGtgtctgctgacgtggcagatctTATATCAGTGGGCTGTAGTAGTGGGCTTTGACTCCTTCAGGGCCGTTGACCTTTGGGTTTtgacttcctttttttttttcttcttcttctgccgaTTCAAGATGTAGCAGCAGTCAGGTGGCCGGTTCACCTACTTTTAGGCAGATTCAGGGGAAAATTTTTTCGATTCCCGGATTCTGGGATCGAGGGGCTGCCTGTGTAAAAAGTTTGTAGCAATTCGGGGTCTGAAGGTGGtaaaccggtggaatatttgttgagggtggtttggagcttccggtggtaGGTTCTTGGGGTGGTGCCGCCGGTTCTGCACTCCTGGGATGGAGGGCTTCAAGATTTGCGGCGGGGGCCTAAtaggtttcaaggttttggattctgatttagggttttggctattaggttttagggttagggcgtcgtgctgataacgtatttaagaaaaactgaattgggagagaattgaatcgtgctttcattgataataggggcctctttatatagaggattacaagacatagaatcagaattgtacaaggaaagataatcgtacaattaatcagatatctatgaatatctatAATTCATAACCCTATCataactaggtcaagtaacctagagtttgagtcagacacatattctggatttacttaaacaatacccacttagtttttttttttttttttttgtcatattgAAAGGAAAACAAACTCCTGATATAATCCAATCCTAACCCAATTTCCAACAAGCTTCACCACTTGGGCTAATTATGTTGCTTCTTAGTCCTCACTTTTAGAGAGAAGCTTGCAGCCCCGTTTGTGATTgtttcgcttttaaaaaaataagcttttatttaaaattttagattttattgtgtttggtaaaaagataaaaaacagttttaattaaaaattataaGTCACTGACAACAGAATTTAGAAGCAGCTcaaaggttgcttttagaagctgctgtAGATCAAAACACGCTCTGAAATTGTTTTATATACTTACAGCACTTTTTAAAAATATgcagcaacagttttttttaGGCTTAGGCACTGTCCCAACCCGACGTGACATTTGCATGGCTCGGGACCGAACCAGAATTGAACGGGCCGGGCTCGAATCACATTTTTTAGTCTTAGGGACCGGGAATTCCCTGACCGTGAATGAAAGGGTCGGTCCTTCCAATTTTTTGAGCCCAAAAGTCCAGTTTGACTTGGCTACAGTTTCTCCACAACCTAACCCATCATACAAATCACAAACTAAGATACAAAACGAAGAAAATAGCATCCAATCTTCAAAGTTACAAACAAATGGAGTTTCATAGTTTAAATTCAAACCCTTTAAACTGGCTGGAATGACGGGAAGCAACCACCATCTCACTCCCACAAACCGAAGCTGCGTTTTCCATTTAGGAATTAGGGTTCTGAGGTTTTGTTCTTTGAAAAAGAGGCTTGGGGGTTAAGGATAGGATTGGGAAATCAGATATTTGACAAAGTCAGGAAAGGAATTGAATGGGATTGAAGACGGGGTTTGACGAATTGATTGAAATCTAGATGGGTATGGAAGTAGGTGGGCATGTCATCTATCCTTGATTGTGCTTTGTTATTTTGCTAAGGAATAAAGGATAGTTGActgaggtttagggtttagggttctgTTCTTCGAAGTAGAGTAGAAAGGGATTAGGGAAGATtcagaaaattagaaaaacaaTTCCATATATGAGGATAAAATGATAAAACTGAGAGGTATTAAGAGGTGTGTTCGGGTCTTCAGGCTTTAGGGTCATTGGATCCGTgggcccgggaccggcccgttAAAAGCTAATGGTCCAAGCCTTTTGTTTttctgtcattttttttttcaaaacccgACCCATCGGTCCAATCCGGATTTTCGGATTTCCAGGTTAAAATGTCCATGCctagttttgtttttaaatCATGGCAATCTCAAACTAACCTTGCATGTTCTCAATTAAATACGACGGACCTACATAACCTGGATGAGTGTCGGCTGACGGTCAGCccattctgttttttttttttttagtattaaGAATGTAGAAAAATTATAAGGTGATCCGACGTCGTTTAGAGTAGCGTTTGAGCGTATCCAGTCCAGTCTTCAGTGTTTTTCTCCAatttcaaattccaagcggtctCTTCCAATTTTATTCTTCCCGTCGTCTTCTTCGTTCTTCATCTTGCCCCATCTAACTTCCCGAATTGTAAGTATCCATTTGAATTATTGTTAAATTCGTAGTTAAGTATAATTGAGTAAGCATGTTGGATTGGTTTAGCACTTTAGATTCGTAGTAGTTGAATTTAGGGATTAACTCTGATATTCTTATTGTTGATTCTACCTGAATTATTCAGgtgggtttgatttggtttacTTAACTACTGATAATGGCTATTGGGATGTGAAGTTTTGTGTCAAACGTTGGAGCTTTGTAGGTTTCTTAAAAAATGGTCGGGGagatcatattttcttttctacttATCAGAATCAAACGACTAAAAGTCTAGAACACGTGATATGTTCTTCCCTGTGaagcatttgtttttttttttttttttttcagctttaGAAATTCAGTTCATATGGTTTCAGCTTTAGAAACTCCTTTCATATGTCAACTGGAAGTAGGTGAACCTCATAATTAAATGACAGCTAGGTGTTGAAGCGGGACGATGTGTTCATGCTTGGAATGAAGCCATTTGTTTGTCTTCGTCATTTGCccttgttttattgtttttgagGCCAAAAGGAAGAGAATACAGATtgtatataacaaatgaaaaaagaaaattagagcTATACGTGTGAAAGCATGACCTCATGCCTCTGCATATTAATCCTCATCAATCGAATGATGTATAGGTAGCATAGCCTCAGTCATAGCCATGTGCTTGTTTTGTAAGATAACATAGATAACATTGACAAAGAACATAGCCTCTAAGCTTCTCATATAGAGGTAAGATTATAGAGTTCTGTGAGATTCTTTCTTTGCTCACCGGTATTGTATAGTAATCCTTTGGAAGGGTTAGTTTATTCCAAGATCTATGGATGTGTCGTGGTTTATAGGGGAcaggaaattttttttgagtGTCATGGTTATAGACATGAAACTTTTATCGACGGTCACTTAACCTTGTAATGTTCATAAATAATCTGGTCTTGCTTTTGTTGGTTTTGCTTTGATATTCAATAGTTAGGATAGGCTAGCATAAAGGAATCTTAGAGAACTTTTTCATTGAATGGCTGCTACTTCTCTGTATTGATAAGAAACTTGGTTGTTCAAGTCTTAGTAATTACGGGTGATTTAAACGGACACTATTTAGTTATTCACCTCAAATGTCAACGGAGGTGCTAGAAGGAGATGGATGGTGTTTGGTTCTAACAAACTAGTGATGCAGCAGTCTTCCACCCCAAGTTTAATTTTACTTGCAATTTATGTAAACTATTAATATATTCAGCATTAGATCATGTCTTCCAGTTCGAGAAACTTATATCTAATTTCAAGTGTTGTTTCCATTTGTCATTTGTGTTATGTTTTTCAGTTTAGTTtagaaatagaaagaaaaaggaatgacTCCAATCCCAGCCAGCTCTACTGACCTGTGCTGCCCTACTCTTGGGGCAGGTTAGGGCTTGTATATTGAGGCCCTGGTCTGGCCTATCCCTAAATTGTGTGGATTTTGATTAGGCCCGGTCCAATAATGACTGCTAAGTCTTTACAAGGTAGTCAGTTTGTTTCTCACGTTATGTTTGTCAGGAGAAGGCTGCATGGGCATTTGAAAAGTTCCTTGATGGGGCGTAATCTAAAAAATCATTCCAAATCTCCAGTACGTGACCATGGATCTCCTCCTAGAAGGAGCCCTTATAGGAAGAGTCAATCTCGAACAGAAAGATCACCTAATCAACATAGAAAGTCCCAGAGAGGCAGTTCTCCCGTTGCAGTGAAGCATTCAAGTCGCCCCAAGTCTCCCAAGCATGCAAGGTCGCCCACTCCTCCTCCTCGCTCTCCTTCTCCTTGCACCAAATGGTTAAGAAGAGCTCAAGCTGGAAGAGTGCCTGAGAGAGAAGATGAAAGGAAGAATGGTAGGGGGATCGGTAGGGATTTACAGGAGGGGGGTCCAGAGAGAGAAGTTGGGAGTGATAGAAATGAGAAATTGTCGGGAAGGGATCATACCAATGGTAAATCTTCAAGATCAAGGCATGATACCTCTCCATCAGATCGACACCGGAGGAGTAGGCATAGATCTCCCTCACCTCAACATCCGGATGAAACAAAATATGGAGATAAAGTAATTGAGGGCCATGAAAGAAATCATCACAGAGGGAGTGACAGAAGTATGCAAAGGGAAAATGGCTCAGATAGGGAAAATGAGACTGAAGGAATGGAGAGAGGGACAGAAAAAGACAGTTCTGGTCATAGGTCTTCAAGATCGAGACATGGGGAGTCTACTTCACCATTGAATGGACACCAGaagaaaaaacacaaaactcagtCGCCTCGACAAGCTGCAGATACCAGAGCTCACTATGAGGTGTCTGGTGATATCCACTCCCCCTTCCTTTGCAATAACTTTATTCTGAAATTGCTCTTAAATTATGTGACGAATACATGCAAACGGTTTTTCATATTACTTTATATTTGCAATTGGCAAAAGGGGAGTGAATTTACACTCCCCAtattacaatccacactccatgtCTCCTTTTTCAAATAACTTAAATTTTGcctttttataaaaatttcaaCCAACAAAGGAAACAATGAGTGTGGATTGCAAATTAGggagtgtaaatttcattttcaTTGGAAAAATTTCTTTTGTAGAGAATTAGCATTCACAACTTCCATCCGAACGTCTTTTAACTTTTTTAGAGAAGTGTATATATTGCTTTTAGACAATGTTAAAAGGCACTCATATTGTAATTTGTTGTGCCTACATTATACATAGGAGTTCAATGACATCCTACCACATGGGGTTAGTAGTATGTATAGGACTTTCTTGGATGAAGCACAAcatgaaacaaaaaataaataataaattttgcATTAATTTTTGGTCAATTTAGTTATTGATATACTTGCTTATGTCTGTAGTTGCATTGATTCTTATGTGAGGTGTACTGTTGGTTAATATGTTTCAGGTACCAGAGTCAAGGGAAGCTGAGCATGGGTAAGTTGATGCTTTTGTGAACAGTTGAGTAATCTATC belongs to Rosa chinensis cultivar Old Blush chromosome 4, RchiOBHm-V2, whole genome shotgun sequence and includes:
- the LOC112196345 gene encoding FHA domain-containing protein DDL, producing MGRNLKNHSKSPVRDHGSPPRRSPYRKSQSRTERSPNQHRKSQRGSSPVAVKHSSRPKSPKHARSPTPPPRSPSPCTKWLRRAQAGRVPEREDERKNGRGIGRDLQEGGPEREVGSDRNEKLSGRDHTNGKSSRSRHDTSPSDRHRRSRHRSPSPQHPDETKYGDKVIEGHERNHHRGSDRSMQRENGSDRENETEGMERGTEKDSSGHRSSRSRHGESTSPLNGHQKKKHKTQSPRQAADTRAHYEVPESREAEHGIDENDSVAMMRAAEEALEAQKKQKPSFELSGKLAAETNRFRGITLLYTEPAEGRPPCVKWRLYVFKGGEAFNEPIKIHRQSCYLFGRERRVADIPTDHPSCSKQHAVLQFRQVEKEQPDGTLSKEVKPYVMDLGSTNKTFVNETAIEPQRYYELMEKDTIKFGNSSREYVLLHENSMD